A stretch of the Ptychodera flava strain L36383 chromosome 18, AS_Pfla_20210202, whole genome shotgun sequence genome encodes the following:
- the LOC139116730 gene encoding zinc finger protein 708-like: MKGHVLNHMLIHSGVRQHKCKECGQTFIQKGNLKSHILTHSEIRPYKCRECGKTFKRKGDKNKHMLIHSGVRPHKCEECGRTFTQNSNLKSHILTHSGIRPHKCEECGKTFKWKSSKNKHMLIHSGVRQHEIQCKECGKRFTLKSNLNMHMLIHSGVKLHECQQCGRTFTQKGSLKSHILFTHLEIRPHKCRECGKTFKRKGHVLNHMLIHSGDRPHECKECGKRFTYKSDLNRHMLIHSGIRPYECKQCGKTFTVKGTLKNHMLIHSGDSPHKCKECGKTFTHKGSFNTHMLIHSGVRQHECKQCGRTFTQKSTLERHMLIHSEIRSHKCKECGKTFKRKSHLLNHMVIHSGFRPRERVWSNIHTEPLS; the protein is encoded by the coding sequence atgaagGGCCATGTACTCaaccatatgttgatccattctggtgtcagacaacataaatgtaaagagtgtggtcaaACATTCATACAGAAGGGCAATCTTAAAAGTCACATATTGACACACTCAGAGATCAGACCCTATAAATGCAGggaatgtggtaaaacatttaaaaggaaGGGTGATAAAAACaagcatatgttgatccattctggtgtcagaccacatAAATGTGAAGAATGTGGTAGAACATTCACACAGAACAGCAATCTCAAAAGTCACATATTGACCCATTCAGGGATCAGACCCCATAAATGTGaggagtgtggtaaaacatttaaatgGAAGAGTAGTAAAAACaagcatatgttgatccattctggtgtcagacaacatgaaattcaatgtaaagagtgtggtaaaagaTTTACACTTAAAAGCAATCTTAATatgcatatgttgatccattctggtgtcaagCTGCATGAATGTCAGCAGTGTGGGAGAACATTTACACAGAAGGGCAGTCTTAAAAGTCACATATTATTCACCCATTTAGAGATCAGACCCCATAAATGCAgggagtgtggtaaaacatttaaaaggaaGGGCCATGTACTCaaccatatgttgatccattctggtgacagaccacatgaatgtaaagagtgtggtaaaagaTTTACATATAAAAGCGATCTTAATAGACATATGTTGATACATTCTGGTATCAGACCCTATGAATGTAAgcagtgtggtaaaacattcacagttAAAGGCACTCTTAAAaaccatatgttgatccattctggtgacAGCCCACataaatgtaaagagtgtggtaaaacattcacacacaaGGGCAGTTTTAACACGCATATGTTGATCCACTCTGGTGTCAGACAGCATGAATGTAAGCAGTGTGGTAGAACATTCACACAGAAGAGCACTCTTGAgaggcatatgttgatccattcagAGATCAGATCCCataaatgtaaagagtgtggtaaaacatttaaaaggaaGAGCCATTTACTCAACCATATGGTGATCCATTCTGGGTTCAGACCACGTGAAAGAGTGTGGTCAAACATTCACACAGAACCACTGTCTTAG